From the Mangifera indica cultivar Alphonso chromosome 10, CATAS_Mindica_2.1, whole genome shotgun sequence genome, one window contains:
- the LOC123226749 gene encoding phospholipase A1-Igamma1, chloroplastic-like: protein MEMSPMRNVKRDQKSSAGRSRRRVWKLKISLTWSAIKKAITGSFKPHYFHLSCGPGINQLSDLRIHQDSINAPPRAKKDPTKTLAALLLKPYSASDFIDYGDHMTPTKSPRENISTNWREIHGQQNWNGLLEPLHPSLRREIIKYGEFVEATYDAFDFDPLSEFCGSCRYNRHKIFEELGLTGNGYKVTKYIYAMSHVDVPKWFERSGLGRIWSKDSNWMGYVAASSDMETKRIGRRDIVVAWRGTVAPSEWFMDLKTKLDRLGPKNSRIKVQHGFLSIYKSKSEKTRYNKLSASEQVMEELNRLVNFFQGRGEEVSLTITGHSLGGALSLLNAYEAANTFPNLFISVISFGAPRVGNIFFKEKLSQLGVKTLRVVVKEDIVPQLPGIVFNKILRKLNPITERLNWVYRHVGVQLKIVQVISPYLKHDSDLSGSHNLELYLHLLDGYLSKKSKFRWNARRDIALVNKSSNMLIEELRIPEFWYQFPYKGLMLNKHGRWVKPGRLPEDVPSPFPTEASTHVSVISA from the coding sequence ATGGAGATGTCACCTATGAGAAATGTAAAAAGGGATCAGAAATCGAGTGCAGGAAGAAGCAGAAGGAGGGTATGGAAGTTGAAGATAAGTCTCACATGGAGCGCCATCAAGAAGGCAATAACTGGGAGCTTTAAGCCTCATTATTTTCATCTAAGCTGCGGGCCTGGCATCAACCAACTCTCCGACCTCCGAATCCATCAAGATTCCATTAACGCGCCTCCTCGTGCTAAAAAAGATCCCACCAAAACACTGGCCGCCCTCCTCCTGAAGCCCTATTCAGCTTCTGATTTCATCGACTATGGCGACCACATGACTCCTACTAAATCcccaagagaaaatatctcaacAAACTGGCGTGAAATCCACGGCCAACAAAACTGGAATGGACTTCTTGAGCCTCTCCATCCGTCGCTCCGCCGAGAAATAATCAAATATGGAGAATTTGTTGAAGCAACTTATGACGCCTTTGACTTCGATCCCTTGTCGGAGTTTTGCGGGAGTTGTAGATACAATCGTCAcaagatttttgaagaattagGCCTCACTGGAAATGGCTACAAGGTAACCAAATACATTTATGCCATGTCTCATGTAGACGTGCCTAAATGGTTTGAGAGGTCGGGATTGGGGCGAATTTGGAGCAAAGATTCAAACTGGATGGGGTATGTCGCCGCGAGCAGCGACATGGAAACTAAAAGAATTGGCAGAAGAGACATAGTCGTGGCATGGCGTGGCACTGTGGCGCCAAGCGAATGGTTTATGGATCTCAAAACAAAGCTAGATCGATTGGGACCTAAAAACTCAAGAATCAAAGTCCAACATGGGTTCCTCAGTATCTACAAATCCAAGAGCGAGAAAACAAGGTATAACAAGTTAAGCGCCTCGGAGCAAGTGATGGAAGAGTTAAACAGACTAGTGAATTTTTTCCAAGGAAGAGGCGAAGAAGTGAGCTTAACGATTACAGGCCACAGTCTCGGCGGTGCATTGTCGCTGCTTAATGCATATGAAGCTGCAAATACATTTCCGAATTTATTCATTAGTGTCATCTCTTTCGGGGCGCCAAGAGTCGGCAACATCTTCTTTAAAGAAAAGCTGAGTCAATTGGGAGTGAAGACCCTTCGAGTTGTTGTGAAAGAAGATATTGTACCGCAACTTCCTGGAATTGTGTTCAACAAAATTCTTCGGAAACTGAATCCGATAACAGAGAGGTTGAACTGGGTTTACAGGCATGTTGGGGTACAGCTGAAGATTGTTCAAGTGATATCCCCTTATTTGAAACATGATTCGGATTTATCAGGGAGCCATAATTTGGAGCTTTATCTCCATCTTCTAGATGGGTATCTGAGCAAGAAATCAAAGTTCAGATGGAATGCAAGAAGGGATATTGCATTGGTAAATAAAAGTAGTAATATGTTGATAGAGGAGTTGAGAATTCCAGAGTTTTGGTACCAATTTCCGTATAAAGGACTTATGTTGAACAAGCATGGAAGATGGGTGAAACCTGGAAGACTACCTGAAGATGTTCCTTCTCCATTTCCCACTGAAGCATCAACTCATGTCTCAGTTATTTCTGCTTAA